In Pantoea cypripedii, the following proteins share a genomic window:
- a CDS encoding PstS family phosphate ABC transporter substrate-binding protein: MKSLLLFILLSFSVLAQGQQTMLAGNLSSVGSDTLGYLMTLWGEDFSRQSPGVNVQVQAAGSSTAPTALAAGAAQLGPMSRPMQADERQLFTTRYGYPPLAVPVAMDALVVVVNQDNPLTHIEPQQLDALFSVTRLCGAPQAAQRWGDVGLKLPGWETRSIQRYGRNSASGTWGFFKQQVLCKGDFRADVSEFPGSAAVVQAVAATPNSIGYASFGFHLSGVKTLPVVTASGDSVMPDAESIRSGRYPWSRPLYIYVNKAPGKPLPPLVSAFLHQVLSPQGQRRVSEAGYLPLSDSQMALARAAIEGN, from the coding sequence ATGAAATCGTTGCTGCTGTTCATTTTGCTGTCGTTCTCTGTCCTGGCACAGGGGCAACAAACCATGCTGGCTGGCAATCTGAGTAGTGTGGGTTCCGATACCCTCGGTTATCTGATGACCTTGTGGGGTGAGGATTTCAGCCGCCAGTCACCCGGTGTGAATGTGCAGGTGCAGGCAGCAGGATCGTCAACGGCTCCTACGGCGCTGGCCGCCGGGGCGGCGCAACTCGGTCCGATGAGCCGGCCAATGCAGGCAGATGAGCGTCAGCTGTTTACCACGCGCTATGGCTACCCGCCGCTGGCAGTGCCGGTGGCAATGGATGCGCTGGTGGTGGTGGTAAATCAGGACAACCCGCTGACGCACATCGAACCGCAGCAGCTCGATGCGTTGTTTTCGGTGACGCGTTTATGTGGTGCACCGCAGGCTGCACAGCGCTGGGGCGATGTGGGGCTGAAGCTTCCCGGCTGGGAAACGCGCAGCATCCAGCGTTATGGACGCAACTCCGCTTCCGGCACCTGGGGTTTCTTCAAGCAGCAGGTGCTGTGCAAAGGCGATTTTCGTGCCGATGTGTCCGAATTTCCCGGTTCCGCAGCCGTGGTGCAAGCCGTAGCGGCGACGCCCAACAGCATCGGTTATGCCAGCTTTGGTTTTCATCTGAGCGGGGTAAAAACCTTACCGGTGGTGACCGCCAGCGGCGACAGCGTGATGCCCGATGCGGAGTCTATTCGCAGCGGACGTTATCCGTGGTCACGTCCTCTTTATATTTACGTTAACAAAGCGCCGGGCAAACCTTTGCCACCGCTGGTATCCGCGTTCCTGCATCAGGTATTGTCGCCACAGGGGCAGCGCCGCGTGAGCGAAGCGGGCTACCTGCCGCTGTCAGATAGCCAGATGGCGCTGGCGCGGGCGGCCATTGAAGGGAATTGA